TAAAACAACTTTCGCTATATGGTTACGCAAATTTTGTGTTACAATTTAATTGTCTTAACTACACTATTGTCGTACCGTTCTCAGTCCGTAGTGAGTTCTTCGGACCTTCGGATGATTTCTACCATCTATTCTAAACCGATAGAATGGAGGAGATTTCATAAAGCGACCATAGCGTTCATAGTGTCTATCTCTCCTGATAGGCACTATATTTTTTATAGCAATTTCGGTGATTAAGGACACTGCCTCAAAAATGATTTTAACATTGTCAAATATCACCCCCCTTTACCAAGGTTCCTTCATACATCAGATCTTTTAGAGTTACAAATTTTGTTTTAAATCCATCCACGTGATTTTGGGTTCTTTTATTGTGTAATTCTGCATTCAGTTCTGCTTCAATGATACCTAAAATATTCAAAGCAATAATGCGTGCAAGAATTTTACATTTGTAAACATCAGGACAAGTTGTATTGAATCGCTCAGCTTCTAATTCGGACTTATAATATTTAAAATGTGTTTCAATTTTCCAACGATCTGAATATAGTTCAGCAACTTCTTTATGCGAGAACTCGGCTTGACTCAAATTTGTGAAATAGATATGGTGTGTTTCGTCTTTTTTACTGGAATTTTTCAATTCATATTTCACCACACGTATTCTAATGCGAGGATTCGATTCAAATGAATCACGCACTTCTTCGTGTTTAAGTCTTCTTTGCCACTGTTTATTGACTGTAATATCAATCCATCCATCTTTCTCAATTTTAGCTACTTCCTCTTTGAAAAAGTTCGTTTTCCCTCGTATACAATACTTGCATCCATTCAGTTCAAGGAATCTGAACAGTTCAACACTACCATAATACCGATCCGTAATATAAATTGATTTGTGGTTGCGAATCAAATCAATTGACTTATACAGGTTTTCATATCCTAGCTTGATTTCTGATGTGTTTCGTGCGCTGTATTTGTTAATCTAAAAGTGGGCCAATTCTCAATTGAAAACTGGTCCACTATTTTTATAACTTCAGAAGTGTGTGATAATGCTTTTGGAGGTGAAAGAGGTGATATCACAAATGAGCAAATATTCAATTATCACATTAAAAAAGAAAGGATGGTCCAACAGAAAGATTGCCCTTGAATTGGGTATAGACCGAAAGACGGTCGCACGGTATCTTCAGGAATATAATAAATGTCAAATACAATTGATTGATAATCATGATTTATCAGACGAAAGAAAAGTAGAAGTCATTGATCAAATTGTTGGGGACCGTCACTATGATGCAAGCAAACGAGGTAAGCGCAAGTTAACGCAAGAAATTCAAGCACGCATCATTGAAATTATGGATTCAGAAAAAGATAAAGATATGTTACTAGGAAGACATCATAAGCAAAAGTTAACAGTCACTCAAATATTTGAAATTATCAAAAGCGAGGGACATGATATTGGTCAGACAACCATACGAAATTTTGTGCATGAAATTCAAGCTTCACGAGAAACATTTATTCGACAAGATTATCGATATGGTGAGCGGTTAGAGTTTGACTTTGGAGAAGTAAAGCTTTTAATTAATGGTGAACTAAGAACATATTATCTCGCTGTTTTCTCATCACCAGCAAGCGGATATCGGTATGCATATTTATATCCAAACCAACGCAAACAAGTATTCATAGATGCACATGTTCGCTTCTTTGAGCATTCTAAAGGCTCTTGGGGTGAAGTTGTATATGACAATATGAGAAACGTCGTGAAGCGCTTTATAACGCCTTATGAAAAAGAAATTAATGATGATTGCCTCAAACTGGCACTCTATTATAATTTTGAAATTAACCTGACTAATATACGAAGTGGTCATGAAAAAGGAAGTGTAGAAAACAGTGTTAAGGTAATTCGAAATCGTGTATTCGCAAAGGACTATAAGTTTGAAACATTTGAAGAGGCATGTGTTCATCTTGAACAGACTCTTGATGAAATCAATATAAAGAGTTCAATCGAAGATGAAAAGAAAGAACTTCAACCTTACAGAATTCCTTATGAATTCGCTGATATCGAAGTATATAGTGTTGACAAGTATGGTTGTATACACGTTGAAAATAATTTTTATTCAGTCCCAGACTATCTCCAACACAAAAGAGTTACGGTCAAAAACACCGTAAATTCGATACGCATCTATTCAAATCACACATTTGTGTACGAACATAAAAAGATAGATGGTCACCATCAATATCAGCTTGTGTTGGACCACTATCTGAATACAATGATGACTAAGCCGGGATCCGTAAAGAATTCACTTGTCCTAAAACAACATCCTGAGCTTTATAACATCTACCATAATCATTATAAAACAAGAACTAAAGAGTTCATAGAAATTCTTCAAGAAAACAGGAATGAAACGTATAAAACGCTCAAAGATGCTTTAAAGTATCGGTTGGTTTCAAATACAATTGACACCGTTGAGTATGATGACAGCATACAAGAACAATCACGTAAACAACTTAAGAAAATAAGCCAATTAATGCATTAGGAGAAAAATTAATGGAAACAATTGAACAATTGTCAAAAGAATTAAAACTTTCATTCATAAAAACACACTATGAAGCAGCAATACAGGAAGCGAAACACAAAGGATTGGATTTTCAAGAATTTCTTAACGAACTGCTTTATTGCGAACGAAACAATCGTCGTGACAACGGAATAAAACAACGCATTCGTGCTGCTCGATTTCCTCAAAACAAGACATTGGAGGATTTTACGACTGTAAAATTTAATTCAGAATTAAAACGAAAGTTTAAAGAACTGGAAACATTGAACTTTATAGAAAATAAAGAAAACATTATCTTAATGAGTAATCCTGGAATGGGAAAAACACATTATGCGACCGCACTTGGAATCAAAGCTTGTCTAGAAAATAAAAAAGTGCTATTTATCAGCGTTCCTAATCTAATTATAGAGTTAAAAGAAGCTATGTCAAAAAATCAAATTACGCAATACAAAAAGAAGTTTGAAAAATTTGATCTAGTAATTCTTGATGAACTCGGCTATGTGTCATTTGATAAAGAAGGAAGTGAAATTCTATTCAATCTAATCTCAAATAGAATAACAGTGGGCTCTATGATTATTACAACAAATTTAATGTTTGATAGATGGGAAGAAATATTCAAAGATCCCATTCTAACAACTGCTCTAGTCGACCGCTTAACCTATAAATCACATCTATTAAATATGAGTGGAGAGAGTTATCGTGTTGAAG
This DNA window, taken from Erysipelothrix larvae, encodes the following:
- a CDS encoding transposase; translated protein: MIRNHKSIYITDRYYGSVELFRFLELNGCKYCIRGKTNFFKEEVAKIEKDGWIDITVNKQWQRRLKHEEVRDSFESNPRIRIRVVKYELKNSSKKDETHHIYFTNLSQAEFSHKEVAELYSDRWKIETHFKYYKSELEAERFNTTCPDVYKCKILARIIALNILGIIEAELNAELHNKRTQNHVDGFKTKFVTLKDLMYEGTLVKGGDI
- the istA gene encoding IS21 family transposase; its protein translation is MSKYSIITLKKKGWSNRKIALELGIDRKTVARYLQEYNKCQIQLIDNHDLSDERKVEVIDQIVGDRHYDASKRGKRKLTQEIQARIIEIMDSEKDKDMLLGRHHKQKLTVTQIFEIIKSEGHDIGQTTIRNFVHEIQASRETFIRQDYRYGERLEFDFGEVKLLINGELRTYYLAVFSSPASGYRYAYLYPNQRKQVFIDAHVRFFEHSKGSWGEVVYDNMRNVVKRFITPYEKEINDDCLKLALYYNFEINLTNIRSGHEKGSVENSVKVIRNRVFAKDYKFETFEEACVHLEQTLDEINIKSSIEDEKKELQPYRIPYEFADIEVYSVDKYGCIHVENNFYSVPDYLQHKRVTVKNTVNSIRIYSNHTFVYEHKKIDGHHQYQLVLDHYLNTMMTKPGSVKNSLVLKQHPELYNIYHNHYKTRTKEFIEILQENRNETYKTLKDALKYRLVSNTIDTVEYDDSIQEQSRKQLKKISQLMH
- the istB gene encoding IS21-like element helper ATPase IstB; this encodes METIEQLSKELKLSFIKTHYEAAIQEAKHKGLDFQEFLNELLYCERNNRRDNGIKQRIRAARFPQNKTLEDFTTVKFNSELKRKFKELETLNFIENKENIILMSNPGMGKTHYATALGIKACLENKKVLFISVPNLIIELKEAMSKNQITQYKKKFEKFDLVILDELGYVSFDKEGSEILFNLISNRITVGSMIITTNLMFDRWEEIFKDPILTTALVDRLTYKSHLLNMSGESYRVEETIAWLKSKE